The sequence CGGCGACCGTGAACGTCAATGTCAACGTCAATGTGTCAAAATCAGGCGCGATTGACGTAGAGGCTGCTCAGCCTGTTACAAAGAAAGCCAAACCGACTCCCAAGAGTACCGCAccggagaagaaaaaggagaacaTCCCAGTCTCCCGATCCCCTGCACCCACTAACTTCGCCTCAAAAAGACCAAAACAGGTTGCGAGAAAGTCTGTGCCCTTGAGAAGTGCACCCAAAGATGCAAAAGCCTCGAATGGTAAATTGAAGCTTGTCGGCGTCGTTCCGAACAAAAAGAGGGCAAATATCATGACAGCAACGACAGTCAGAGCCGAAAGGAGAACTGCACCGGCCAATACATCATATAACGCTAGGTCCATGGTGATTTGTGATACGACGACTCAGGACTTCGATCCTTACCATGGAGAAGGTGACGATGCGCCGCCTCCGTACTCTGCCTACGATCCGGCTCTTTCTCCGCGAGGATGGTAAAGTGCCCATCGACCAATCCGTCGGATTACGAGCTCTTTCTCATCGTACTGGATTACCCAGTGGACTATGCCCTGTGCCTTGTCCGCTTACCAGAATCGAATCTTTTGTGTTCAAGAACCCTCTCCACTTTGTTGCTTGGCTCAATTGGAAAAGTCCTGCGGCTCGAATTTGATCTTGGAGCGGCTACGACAATAATTACGCAGGCATCTTGATCCGCTTCAAAGTAGTAGTAAGCTGATTTTTCCCGCTTTtgtttctccttctctcaGTCTCAAGTGcactttttcccctttgaGGATAAGAGATTCGGCTGAGTCGAGTGGGAGGCCAGGAGACTGACCGCACACTCCAAGGCCTAAGCTTTGTTAGCAGTGATACCAAGAGAAACGAAGATGAAAATTTTTGAAATTGATCCATAGTTACCTCCTTGTTGCGGGTCTAGACCGCATATCAGCCGAAAAGCCTTTTATACCGGATCTCCAGGTTTAGACTGGTTCCGAACAAGTTTGGCGTCGGAATAGAGGTACGCGCTATGGGCCTATTTTTTCTATTGCTTGGTGAGGCTCTAGCGTTTCTCGGGCTGAATTTTCATATATTGATTTACAAAGTTTTCCacgctttttctttcttcgctTACATGAGAATTTCAGTAGTCATCAGATGGGGAGAATTTCGAGGCGAGGCCCTCCTCGTGGAAGGAAAGTTCCTTATTAGTAGATGTTGGAGGAAGATAATCCGAGATGAAAACTTTTAAATCGGTTGAGAGTAAGAGAATGGTAAGAGATGGATGACTTTCAAGAGTTTTTTTAAAGCAATGGAAAAGGAATAATCGAAGATGAATATCAAGCATAGAGTAGGATTCAATAAGGATATCTTTATATGAGTCAACTTGAAATACATGGAAGGGGTGAGGTCTCTTCAGCGATAATACAGgcgtcaccatcatcatcatatcaCCAGCCCTCTAGTGGAGTGAAGATAGCAATGACACCATCCTTTGGCGAGACCGTAGCGCCCTCGCGAAGCTGCAACTTTCGATCGGGATATCTCAATTCCATCTGGAATCGTCCCACGGTCGCGGCGAGTAAACAAGCAAGCTCGGCCTTGGCAAAGCCCTGCCCAATACAACTGCGTGGGCCATGGAGGAATGTCAAGAAGGCATAGTTGCTGCTTGCTCCGCCCGTGTTTGCCTTACCGGGTCCCATGAAGCGCTCAGGGTTGAATTGATTCGCATCGGGGCCCCAAAGCTCCTCCAAATGATTGACGACTTCAGGAGCGATGGTGATCGTTGTCCCCTCGGGAATCGAATGGCCCGCCAGCGATGTATCTCTGACGGCGGTCCGGATGGTGCCAGGGACCGACGGATGGAAGCGAAGCACTTCGTTGCAGACGGCGTGTAGATAGGGGAGATTGTCGATGGTGGCCGCATCGATAGTGTTTGGTGATTCTGACGACAAGGGAGGAAGGTGCGTGCGGATCTCCTCGCGGAGTTTCGTCTGGACTTCTGGATTCTTGCAGAGTGCGTAGACGGCCCACTGCAACGCCGTGGCAGTGGTTTCATGCCCGGCGCCCAAGAAAGTCATCAGTTGATCCACCAGATTCTCCTCGTCCATGACTCCGCTGTGCATGGCAACGGAGATGATATCGACGCCGGTCTGCGCGGTCGAcgtcttcatcttctcctttttcagTCGAATCATCTGTCGGGCGACGTCGCGGATCACCTGTCCGCCTGCATTGATGCGTTTATTGCGTTCGGTAGGCAGCGCGTGAAGGAGAGTGACGTTTCCCATGAGCATTCCAATGACGAAAAGCGTCTTGGTGCCGGGACCAGGAGATTCAAAGATTTGTTGATAAGATTTGTTAAGTTGATTCGCCGGATCACGCAGAGAGTCAAAGTCGTGATCCATGCCGGCGACGCCGATAATATCGAGCGTCGCGCGACTGGCCCAGTTACGGACGGTGATTGtgatgtctttttctcctgcGGATCGTCTtttctccaagtcctcctGGATCAAATTGACCATCTCGACACTCTTGGCCCAGAACACCGGATACAGATCTTTGATGTGACGGTATGCAAAAGCCGGCATCAAGTTCTTGCGTTGGATCTAAAGAGGTGGACTCCATCAGCAAAAACTCTTTGGAGATCTCTGTAACTGCCCCCAAACTACAAATTCATTGGGTCGGGTGACAGTACTTTATGCTCATCGCCCTCGGCGAGCAGGACACCATCGCCTACAATGCGGCGCAGGTTCTGCCTCAGAAGCTTGGGTTTCTCAAAGTCATACACTTTCGTGACGAGCAACTCGCTGAGAGCTTTCGGGCTCGTCACAACAATGCGCTCTAGGTTGCCGACCACGTAGTATCGAATGAGACCCTCGTGGGGCAGGCTCGTGGCCCACTCCTTGATTTCCGGCCAGGGAGTCTGTGGGAAATAGGTCTTGGTGTTTCCCGTCAAGAGGTTTCGACTCTGGCAACTGGGCGTAAGCACGAATCCAGCCGTCAACCTCACATCCTCGGTCATGTGGGGGAtaattgggggggggggggggggagctTACTGATGGTGTGGGAATGTGCTTCAAAGGAGTGAAGAACATTGGATACAATACTAATTGGTAGGCGAATTTCCATAAGATGATGCCAAGCAGCACCAGAAGCATTGTCGCGGTCCTGGAATCCGCAATGATGGCATATTCTGGCCTCAGATAGATGGCGGCAGCCACCCCGAGGTAGAGCATCCCAAGATTATTGTTGATGAGTCCCATCTTTGAATCGTCGTTGGATCGAGAATTGAAAGCAGTCAGGAACgatctctccgtctctccgTAGACGCTGAACTTGAAGCTGAAAGGCGTCCCCGAATCGAGCGATATCTCCGAATTGACCGAAGCAGAGGCGGGGCGTTTCCACTTCCGCGTACGGGAGGCTGACGGATGCTCCGCTTCACAGCCCGTGGCAAAgtcgcgctctctctctctcctctggAAAGCACCTGGATATCTCGTCCAATGCCGAGATCCAGAAGTTACGCGGTGCTATTTTCACTCTCGTCGAAAGAAAGTCTCTGCACTTTGTCGGGGTGACGAGTAAGATTTATATATCATTCAGTATCGGCTGGACATAGGTTGCAGCCTAGTGCTCAGCTGAAAGAATCCCTGAATTAGGTGGCCCCCAATCCTGGGATGTCTCGATCCAGTGCCGGGTATCGTAATGGAAACTAGTATCATAAATGCAGAAATCAATTCATATCAGTCCTATTGCGATGTTCATTTTTTCATATCCTCTGGTTGAATGGCAGTTTGAGCCCGTTGTGGGTAGTATGGTACTTGCTTATCAAGAGACATCAATATGCAACAGTGCAATGCGCATCAGTGTCAACTATCAAGTAATTTAGATTGAAGAACCGGGGGACGTCGACTGAAGGGACTAATAGCACCGTCAGAATTTTCAGTGGCTCATCTCTGCTCTCGAGTACGTATGAAGTACGAGCTGCTTGCTGCTGGCTAAGCTTTTATTCAAATGGTGCCCGAATTGACCCTGGCATCTCTAGCGCTCCGGTTGGCGTTGCATTTCGTAACGATTCTCCCCCATTCCATTCCCCGGGCGGGATCTTGAGAATTGAGACACATTGAGTCCAGATGCGTAAGTGACACAAGCTTCAGAAGGGATTTAGGTAACTATGTTGTTGGTCCTGCGCGCGGTCAAGACGTTGCTTTCATAAGTCATCATGTGGCGTTATATTCTGAGATATCTATCATGATCTACTGCTAGACTTGtttgaccaaaaaaaaacaaacgcTGTACAACTCCGTCCATctagatcttctcctgtCGCTTCTTCAAGTATGGACCACCACCCCGGGAACCAAAGCCCCAACGGATTTGGTTCGCCATGGAGATCTCCACATTGAGTTCCTCGGCCCACGTCCAGACCAAACCCGGGTTTTTCTGGAAGCCACGACCAACCAAGACGAAGTCGAGGTTGTCTTCCTCCAACAAGCGGTTGGCCAGGTGGGCGTCACCAATCATGCCGACCGTGCCGACCGCCAGCTTGTCGCCAACAGCCTTCTTCACCTCACCGCAAAGGGCGCCTGGAAGGCTGGCTTGGCGTGAATGTGTTGCTTGGCGTGGTTACCACCACTGCTGATGTCCAGGAAGTCGACGTTGCCACTGTCGGCGAGCGCCTGGGCGAAGCGGACGGTATCCTGCACACGCCAGCTGGGCTGGTCGGGCAGATCCTCCTCGAGCCAGTCGGTCGCCGAGACGCGCAGCAGGACGGGCATGTCCTTGGGCACATTCTCACGGGTCAACTGGGCAATCTCCAGAGACAGACGAATGCGGTTCTCGAAGCTGCCGCCGTACTCATCGGTGCGGTCGTTGGTGGCGGGGGACAGGAAGCTCATGAGCAGATAGCCGTGGGCATTGTGAATCTCGACAAAGTCCACACCAGCCTGGACAGCGCGCTTGACAGCCGCAACCCAGTCCTTCTTGAATTGCTCAATATCGGCGGTGGTCATGGCCTGGGGCGTGGGGAAGCTGTCCTGGAAGGGAGTGTTGGAGGGACCCTTGACATTGTTGGGCCAACCGCCCACCTTTTCCGTGGCGGTTGCTGCCATGCTGAGCCAGGGGGCGACCGTGCTGGCCTTGCGGCCAGCGTGGGCCAGCTGGATACCGATGATCTGGCTCTGGCTGTGCACAAACTCCACGACCCGGCGGAGAGGCTCGATCTGCGAGTCCTTCCAGAGACCGTGATCTTGAGGGGTAATGCGGCCCTCGGGCTGGACGGCCGTCGCCTCGACCATGACAAAGCCGGGGCCACGCGATGCGATTCCGCCCAGATGGGCCATATGCCAGTCCGTCATGTGTCCATCGTCGGCGCTATATTGGCAGAGGGGAGAGAGCTGTTGcgacaaaacaaaaacttAGTCAGGATACACTCCTCATCCCGTCTAGCTTTCTGGAGTGATTGCGCGACCAGCAGGACATGTCACACTTACGCCGATGCGGTTCTGGAAGGTCAATCCTCGAATCTTGAGGGGTTGGAAAAGCTTGGGAGGTTGTGACCCGTCCGACTGAGGAATGGCCGCGGATCCCGCAGGTGGTACCTGCGCGGGGGtgtagtaggagatg comes from Penicillium oxalicum strain HP7-1 chromosome I, whole genome shotgun sequence and encodes:
- a CDS encoding NADPH dehydrogenase afvA, translated to MTQDIENKAAQGISYYTPAQVPPAGSAAIPQSDGSQPPKLFQPLKIRGLTFQNRIGLSPLCQYSADDGHMTDWHMAHLGGIASRGPGFVMVEATAVQPEGRITPQDHGLWKDSQIEPLRRVVEFVHSQSQIIGIQLAHAGRKASTVAPWLSMAATATEKVGGWPNNVKGPSNTPFQDSFPTPQAMTTADIEQFKKDWVAAVKRAVQAGVDFVEIHNAHGYLLMSFLSPATNDRTDEYGGSFENRIRLSLEIAQLTRENVPKDMPVLLRVSATDWLEEDLPDQPSWRVQDTVRFAQALADSGNVDFLDISSGGALCGEVKKAVGDKLAVGTVGMIGDAHLANRLLEEDNLDFVLVGRGFQKNPGLVWTWAEELNVEISMANQIRWGFGSRGGGPYLKKRQEKI
- a CDS encoding Cytochrome monooxygenase FUM15 yields the protein MGLINNNLGMLYLGVAAAIYLRPEYAIIADSRTATMLLVLLGIILWKFAYQLVLYPMFFTPLKHIPTPSSRNLLTGNTKTYFPQTPWPEIKEWATSLPHEGLIRYYVVGNLERIVVTSPKALSELLVTKVYDFEKPKLLRQNLRRIVGDGVLLAEGDEHKIQRKNLMPAFAYRHIKDLYPVFWAKSVEMVNLIQEDLEKRRSAGEKDITITVRNWASRATLDIIGVAGMDHDFDSLRDPANQLNKSYQQIFESPGPGTKTLFVIGMLMGNVTLLHALPTERNKRINAGGQVIRDVARQMIRLKKEKMKTSTAQTGVDIISVAMHSGVMDEENLVDQLMTFLGAGHETTATALQWAVYALCKNPEVQTKLREEIRTHLPPLSSESPNTIDAATIDNLPYLHAVCNEVLRFHPSVPGTIRTAVRDTSLAGHSIPEGTTITIAPEVVNHLEELWGPDANQFNPERFMGPGKANTGGASSNYAFLTFLHGPRSCIGQGFAKAELACLLAATVGRFQMELRYPDRKLQLREGATVSPKDGVIAIFTPLEGW